A region of Thiofilum sp. DNA encodes the following proteins:
- a CDS encoding YceI family protein, whose translation MKKILCFALLASLGLPLNALAKPDQFSVAAANSEINYEVSYMQYNTSKGRFNDFVGVIVWDAEKPETSSVNITVQAKSVATGYPNIDRMLQGPDLFNLMSLNTP comes from the coding sequence ATGAAAAAAATTCTTTGCTTCGCACTATTAGCATCTCTGGGATTGCCTTTAAATGCATTGGCTAAGCCTGATCAATTCTCTGTGGCTGCTGCCAATAGCGAAATCAACTACGAAGTCAGTTATATGCAATATAATACCAGTAAAGGGCGCTTCAATGATTTCGTGGGCGTTATTGTCTGGGATGCTGAAAAGCCGGAAACTTCGAGTGTTAATATAACAGTGCAGGCTAAGAGCGTTGCTACAGGTTATCCCAACATTGACCGTATGTTGCAGGGGCCAGATTTATTTAATTTAATGTCGCTAAATACCCCATGA
- a CDS encoding ATP-binding protein: protein MTQPRLPRKKLPIGIQTLSQIREGNYYYVDKTPLALDLVNNGKYYFLSRPRRFGKSLFLDTLKELFEGNEALFKGLAAEQHWDWSVKYPVLRFSFGGNNYSQLGYLESDLKEQLTTLEKQYKFTTDGVTCAGRFKSLILHVEQQFKSSVVVLIDEYDKPILDALLNPEVAKANRDFLRGFYGTIKDYDAHIQFSFLTGVSKFSKVSLFSGLNNLYDLTLDPVYSAICGYTDQDLDELFAPELEGLDRELIREWYNGYHWLGESVYNPFDILQLFKRRQFDNYWFETGTPTFLVELLFKRKVPTLHLDHMISSSSVISSFDIDKIATEALLFQTGYLTIKRSQRAGGQTFYTLGYPNKEVYQSLNESLLAVLVNTSEQSQNTLRLYELLLQNDFAGLKQLFHSFFASIPYQWYSNNSIQQYEGYYASVFYSYFASLGLDVRVEDSTNLGRIDMTLLFNQQVYLFEFKVVEFAPEGKALQQIKARGYAEKYKTLQQPIYLIGVEFSKESRNVVDFVVE from the coding sequence ATGACTCAGCCACGACTCCCACGTAAAAAACTCCCTATTGGTATTCAAACCTTGAGTCAAATTCGTGAAGGGAATTATTACTATGTCGATAAAACTCCCTTAGCATTAGATTTGGTCAATAATGGAAAATACTACTTTCTCTCGCGTCCGCGTCGTTTTGGCAAAAGTCTATTTTTGGATACCTTAAAAGAATTATTCGAGGGTAATGAAGCCTTATTTAAAGGTTTAGCAGCGGAACAACACTGGGATTGGTCGGTTAAATACCCTGTATTACGTTTTAGCTTTGGCGGTAATAATTACAGTCAGCTAGGTTATCTAGAGTCTGATTTAAAAGAGCAGTTAACCACACTCGAAAAACAATACAAATTTACTACGGATGGTGTTACCTGTGCGGGACGTTTTAAAAGTCTCATTTTGCATGTAGAGCAACAATTTAAAAGCTCAGTAGTAGTGCTCATAGACGAATATGACAAACCTATTCTAGATGCTCTATTAAATCCTGAGGTGGCTAAAGCGAATCGTGATTTTCTGCGAGGTTTCTACGGTACGATTAAAGACTATGATGCGCATATTCAGTTTAGCTTTTTAACCGGAGTGAGTAAGTTTTCTAAAGTCAGTTTGTTTTCAGGCTTGAATAATCTGTATGATCTAACCCTAGATCCGGTTTACTCTGCGATTTGTGGTTATACTGATCAGGATTTAGATGAGCTATTTGCACCAGAGCTAGAAGGCTTAGACCGAGAGCTGATTCGTGAGTGGTATAATGGTTATCACTGGCTGGGGGAAAGTGTCTATAATCCTTTTGATATTCTGCAATTATTTAAGCGCCGCCAATTTGACAATTACTGGTTTGAAACGGGGACACCGACTTTTTTAGTCGAGCTATTATTCAAACGTAAAGTACCTACTCTGCATCTTGATCATATGATCAGTAGCAGTAGTGTAATTTCGAGCTTTGACATTGACAAAATTGCTACCGAAGCACTGTTATTCCAGACAGGTTATCTGACGATTAAACGTAGCCAACGCGCTGGCGGGCAGACCTTTTATACTTTGGGCTATCCGAATAAAGAAGTGTATCAAAGCTTAAATGAAAGCCTATTAGCCGTGTTAGTGAACACCTCTGAACAAAGCCAGAATACCTTACGCCTGTATGAGTTACTGCTGCAAAACGATTTTGCGGGTCTAAAGCAACTGTTTCATAGCTTCTTTGCCAGTATTCCATATCAATGGTATAGCAATAACTCGATTCAGCAGTATGAGGGCTATTATGCCAGTGTGTTTTATTCGTATTTTGCCTCGCTAGGTTTAGACGTAAGAGTCGAGGATAGTACGAATCTAGGGCGCATTGATATGACCCTATTGTTTAATCAGCAGGTTTATTTATTTGAGTTTAAGGTGGTGGAGTTTGCGCCGGAAGGTAAAGCCTTACAGCAAATTAAAGCCAGAGGCTATGCGGAGAAATATAAAACACTTCAGCAGCCTATTTATTTAATTGGCGTAGAGTTTAGTAAAGAGAGCCGTAATGTGGTGGATTTTGTGGTGGAGTGA
- a CDS encoding SDR family oxidoreductase, with protein MTRESLKGKRVLITQADVFMGPMLCEVFAEHGANVIPNTDSLLTPEAPTSIISAAGEIDVLVANLAIPAPSTAAIEVSEEEWRSTFAALVDPLPRLCRAVLPFMIQRRSGKVLVMGSASALRGIKRASTYSAARGAQLAYVQALGVEVAAYNVQVNAIAQNFVDNPTYFPAEIQANPRFQERLKREVPLGRLVGAREDAEFAAYLCSDQANCFVGQVFPVCGGWVQR; from the coding sequence ATGACCCGTGAATCTCTAAAAGGTAAGCGCGTGCTCATTACGCAGGCGGATGTGTTTATGGGGCCTATGCTCTGTGAAGTGTTTGCTGAGCACGGCGCGAATGTAATTCCCAACACCGACAGCCTACTTACACCCGAAGCCCCCACTTCCATTATTTCGGCGGCGGGCGAGATTGATGTGCTGGTTGCCAACCTTGCTATACCTGCGCCCTCAACTGCCGCTATCGAAGTCTCTGAAGAGGAGTGGAGAAGTACTTTTGCGGCTCTAGTCGATCCACTGCCTCGGCTTTGTCGCGCCGTCCTGCCCTTCATGATCCAGCGGCGTTCTGGCAAGGTTTTAGTAATGGGTAGTGCTTCCGCGCTGCGTGGTATCAAACGGGCGTCTACCTATAGTGCGGCTCGCGGTGCTCAGCTTGCCTATGTGCAGGCGTTAGGGGTAGAGGTAGCCGCTTATAATGTGCAAGTTAACGCGATTGCACAAAACTTTGTTGATAATCCCACCTACTTTCCTGCTGAAATCCAAGCCAACCCTCGCTTTCAAGAGCGTTTAAAGCGTGAGGTTCCACTAGGTCGTTTGGTCGGAGCAAGAGAGGATGCCGAGTTTGCGGCTTATTTATGTAGTGACCAAGCCAATTGTTTTGTGGGGCAAGTTTTTCCGGTGTGTGGGGGTTGGGTACAGCGTTAG
- the lysM gene encoding peptidoglycan-binding protein LysM, giving the protein MGLFDFARNIGKRIFGSEEEAPDALKAHVEQNNPGVENLQVQVQDGVATVSGNASSPEALEKAVLMVGNAMGIQEVKADNMTVAGNPAQQAQVAVSDDEYYIIQKGDTLWKIAERAYGKGHLYNQVFEANREVIEDPDKIFVGQKIRIPKNI; this is encoded by the coding sequence ATGGGTTTATTTGATTTTGCACGCAATATTGGTAAAAGAATTTTCGGCAGCGAAGAAGAAGCACCGGATGCGTTAAAAGCACACGTTGAGCAAAATAACCCTGGCGTAGAGAACTTACAAGTTCAAGTACAAGACGGTGTTGCCACTGTGAGCGGTAATGCATCTTCTCCAGAAGCACTTGAAAAAGCAGTACTGATGGTCGGTAATGCGATGGGTATTCAGGAAGTTAAAGCGGATAATATGACTGTAGCGGGTAATCCAGCTCAACAAGCTCAAGTCGCTGTATCTGATGATGAATATTACATCATCCAGAAAGGTGACACATTATGGAAAATTGCTGAGCGTGCTTATGGCAAAGGTCATTTATATAATCAAGTATTTGAAGCTAATCGTGAAGTTATCGAAGATCCAGACAAAATCTTCGTAGGTCAAAAAATCCGTATTCCTAAAAACATCTAA
- a CDS encoding YidB family protein gives MDMSTMVQLGAQLFQGQLDRDRDGQLEMTEIATALMGLMSGGNNQGQGGLLGSLASMVGGAQQAPAQGGGLLGGLTSLLGSGAPAAPAQADSGLMSMVQSWISTGPNQAPNADQITQLVGQDQISAFAQQLGISPDQAVKGLQQALPQMVDKATPSGSLDLGSLLDSVGGVSGAIGLASKILGR, from the coding sequence ATGGATATGAGTACTATGGTTCAGCTCGGTGCGCAATTGTTCCAAGGACAATTGGATCGTGACCGTGATGGACAATTGGAAATGACTGAAATTGCGACCGCGCTGATGGGTTTAATGAGTGGCGGTAATAATCAAGGTCAAGGTGGCTTATTAGGTAGTTTAGCCTCTATGGTAGGAGGTGCTCAGCAAGCTCCTGCTCAAGGTGGCGGCTTATTAGGTGGTCTAACGTCATTACTCGGTAGTGGCGCTCCTGCTGCTCCTGCTCAAGCTGATAGTGGTTTGATGTCGATGGTGCAATCTTGGATTAGTACCGGTCCGAATCAAGCGCCAAATGCGGATCAAATCACTCAGTTAGTGGGTCAAGACCAAATTTCTGCGTTTGCGCAGCAATTAGGTATCAGCCCTGATCAAGCGGTAAAAGGTTTACAACAAGCCCTGCCACAGATGGTGGATAAAGCGACACCTAGTGGTTCATTAGATCTGGGTAGCCTACTCGATTCAGTGGGTGGGGTATCCGGTGCTATTGGTTTAGCGAGTAAAATCCTCGGTCGTTAA
- the tnpA gene encoding IS200/IS605 family transposase, whose translation MEYRYGSHTVYRIEYHFVFVTKYRYPVLKGDVGLKIRELIRQTCQAFEIEIVKGVVSKDHVHLLLSVPPELAPSEIMRRIKGRSAAKIFESYPDLRKRYWGQHFWARGYFCATSGELSAEMIKAYLEHHFEPRLEDNFKTEG comes from the coding sequence ATGGAGTATCGGTATGGAAGCCACACCGTCTACCGGATTGAGTATCACTTTGTATTTGTGACGAAATACCGCTATCCGGTACTGAAAGGGGATGTGGGGTTAAAGATACGGGAGTTGATCCGTCAAACCTGTCAAGCCTTTGAGATAGAAATAGTGAAGGGGGTGGTGAGCAAGGATCATGTGCATTTGTTGTTATCGGTGCCACCGGAGCTAGCACCGAGCGAGATCATGCGCCGAATTAAGGGTCGAAGTGCGGCAAAAATCTTTGAAAGCTACCCGGATTTAAGAAAGCGGTATTGGGGACAGCATTTTTGGGCGCGGGGTTATTTTTGTGCGACTTCAGGGGAATTGAGTGCTGAGATGATTAAGGCGTATTTAGAGCATCACTTTGAACCGAGGTTAGAGGATAACTTTAAGACAGAAGGCTAG
- a CDS encoding NlpC/P60 family protein, translating into MLRLSIFPVGLSALVSMMTTPSAHANPYGHQQHYQQTVYVQPASYPVQPRYTPQPNYGVRRPVQRFEHYQQPYYPPVGYQADYPAEIIPAPQYAPPPRRLLPFQQSAQYAPPVERIMIQAPQQQPMPAERRVILDRAHQVLGVRYKYGGNSVREGLDCSALIQLTHKPLGRSIPRTAAEQSRASRTISRKELRPGDLIFFNTLGKGVSHVGIYVKNGNFIHAASGGGRVMVDNLSKSYWQKRIVKYGTFVG; encoded by the coding sequence ATGCTGCGCTTATCGATCTTCCCTGTTGGGCTGAGTGCTTTAGTGTCTATGATGACTACCCCTAGTGCTCATGCTAACCCTTATGGTCATCAACAGCACTATCAGCAAACTGTTTATGTTCAACCCGCTAGTTATCCCGTGCAACCTCGTTATACTCCACAACCTAACTATGGGGTACGCCGTCCTGTCCAACGTTTTGAGCACTACCAGCAACCCTACTACCCTCCCGTAGGCTATCAAGCGGATTATCCGGCTGAAATTATCCCTGCTCCTCAGTATGCCCCTCCACCTAGACGCCTACTCCCCTTTCAACAAAGTGCGCAATATGCTCCACCTGTGGAGCGCATTATGATACAAGCCCCACAACAACAGCCTATGCCAGCGGAACGGCGCGTTATTTTAGATCGTGCCCATCAAGTGCTAGGGGTGCGTTATAAATATGGGGGTAACTCAGTGCGTGAAGGCTTAGATTGTAGCGCCCTGATTCAATTGACTCATAAACCCTTAGGACGCTCTATTCCCCGCACCGCAGCCGAGCAAAGTCGTGCTAGCCGCACTATTTCACGTAAAGAACTGCGTCCGGGGGATTTAATCTTCTTTAATACCTTAGGTAAAGGCGTGAGCCATGTGGGCATCTATGTAAAAAACGGTAACTTTATCCACGCAGCTTCTGGTGGTGGGCGAGTGATGGTAGATAATTTAAGTAAGAGTTATTGGCAAAAACGTATTGTTAAATATGGTACTTTTGTAGGCTAA
- a CDS encoding arsenate reductase ArsC, protein MFTVLILCTGNSCRSQMAEALLNHELAGQVRTVSAGTRPQPKVAEGALAALEQAGLPTKGLYPKDVDVFLNEPIDLVVTVCDNAKESCPIFPRPVKTIHMPFHDPHGEPLDSFIAVRDDIRARLVPAVRGALGLEG, encoded by the coding sequence ATGTTCACCGTATTGATTTTATGCACAGGTAACTCCTGTCGCTCGCAAATGGCTGAAGCACTATTGAATCACGAGCTTGCCGGACAAGTGCGCACTGTATCAGCAGGTACTCGTCCTCAACCTAAAGTCGCTGAAGGTGCACTCGCTGCTTTAGAGCAAGCAGGTTTACCCACTAAGGGCTTATATCCTAAAGATGTCGATGTGTTTCTAAATGAGCCTATCGATTTAGTAGTCACCGTATGCGACAACGCTAAAGAGTCTTGCCCTATTTTCCCGCGTCCTGTTAAAACCATACACATGCCCTTCCATGATCCACACGGCGAACCTTTAGACAGCTTTATAGCTGTTCGAGATGATATTCGCGCTCGCTTAGTGCCAGCGGTTCGCGGCGCATTAGGTTTAGAGGGCTAA
- a CDS encoding alpha/beta hydrolase yields MTLGYTTIGQGSEYVLVFHGWTSDHTVWSPIFPALDTQTFTYVFPDYRGYGKSSHLTGSYTMKEIAADMLELIEHLGWMRFHMIGHSMGAMAMQRVLVEINDWQRIKSAIAVTPVPASGAQLDERSWATFEASITDDNSRYTIMDFTTGKRLPKTWLDKMVQESRATTTEEAYAGYLKAWVYEDFSELVVGLNTPMLTLVGECDYAITEPSMLATYLKWYPNATLEALCNSGHYPMQEIPLSFVAAIERFMKRFMLVPTF; encoded by the coding sequence ATGACCTTAGGTTATACCACCATTGGGCAAGGCTCGGAGTATGTCTTGGTCTTTCATGGCTGGACGAGCGACCATACGGTCTGGAGTCCTATTTTTCCTGCTCTGGATACCCAAACCTTTACTTATGTATTTCCCGACTATCGTGGCTATGGTAAGTCAAGCCATCTCACGGGCAGCTATACTATGAAAGAAATCGCTGCCGATATGCTTGAGCTGATCGAGCATTTAGGCTGGATGCGCTTTCATATGATCGGTCATTCGATGGGGGCGATGGCGATGCAACGTGTGCTAGTAGAGATTAATGACTGGCAACGGATCAAGTCTGCAATAGCCGTTACACCAGTGCCCGCTAGTGGTGCGCAATTAGATGAGCGTAGCTGGGCCACCTTTGAAGCCTCTATTACTGATGATAATAGTCGCTATACCATTATGGATTTCACTACAGGTAAACGTCTTCCTAAAACGTGGCTGGATAAAATGGTACAAGAATCCAGAGCGACCACCACTGAAGAGGCTTATGCGGGTTACTTAAAAGCATGGGTCTATGAGGATTTTTCCGAGCTAGTGGTGGGGCTAAATACCCCTATGCTAACGTTGGTCGGAGAATGTGATTATGCGATTACTGAGCCGAGTATGTTAGCCACCTACCTAAAATGGTATCCCAATGCGACTTTAGAAGCATTGTGTAATAGTGGGCATTATCCTATGCAGGAAATTCCGCTCTCGTTTGTTGCGGCTATAGAGCGTTTTATGAAACGTTTTATGTTAGTGCCTACTTTCTAA
- the arsB gene encoding ACR3 family arsenite efflux transporter translates to MSAQCEVVAKSQTRQPMGLFERYLTVWVLLCIGLGIGLGALFPSLFQGIAKLEVAQVNLPVAVLIWLMIIPMLLKIDFKALKEVSQHWKGIGVTLFINWLIKPFSMALLGWLFIRVLFADWLPSDQLDSYIAGLILLAAAPCTAMVFVWSNLSDGEPHFTLSQVALNDAIMIIAFAPLVGFLLGIYAITVPWDTLFLSVLIYIVIPVIVSQVLRRWLLAQGHLDRTLKTIQPWSLAALLITLVLLFGFQGQQVLAQPFIILLLAIPILIQVYFNSMLAYWLNRQLGVAHCIAAPSALIGASNFFELAVATAIALFGFNSGAALATVVGVLVEVPVMLSVVAIVNRSKHWYENKQ, encoded by the coding sequence ATGTCGGCACAATGTGAAGTAGTGGCTAAGTCACAGACACGTCAACCGATGGGACTGTTTGAGCGCTATTTAACGGTATGGGTATTACTCTGCATCGGTTTAGGCATCGGGTTAGGCGCTTTATTTCCTAGCCTGTTTCAAGGCATAGCCAAGCTCGAAGTAGCACAAGTCAATTTGCCAGTCGCGGTGTTGATTTGGCTGATGATTATTCCCATGCTATTAAAAATCGACTTTAAAGCGTTAAAGGAAGTTAGCCAGCATTGGAAAGGGATTGGTGTCACTTTATTCATTAATTGGCTCATCAAACCCTTTTCTATGGCTTTACTAGGTTGGTTATTTATTCGGGTACTGTTTGCCGATTGGTTACCGTCCGACCAATTGGATAGCTATATTGCGGGCTTGATTCTATTAGCCGCCGCTCCTTGTACCGCTATGGTGTTTGTGTGGAGCAACTTATCAGACGGTGAACCGCATTTTACACTGTCACAGGTTGCGCTTAATGACGCAATTATGATTATTGCCTTTGCACCTTTAGTAGGGTTTTTGCTGGGTATTTATGCTATTACTGTGCCGTGGGATACGTTATTTTTATCGGTGCTCATTTATATTGTCATTCCAGTCATCGTGAGCCAAGTGTTGCGCCGCTGGCTATTAGCACAAGGGCACTTAGACCGTACTTTAAAAACTATTCAGCCTTGGTCATTAGCCGCTTTATTAATCACCTTGGTATTACTATTCGGCTTTCAAGGGCAACAAGTCTTAGCTCAACCGTTCATTATTCTACTGCTCGCTATTCCGATTTTAATCCAAGTCTATTTTAATTCGATGTTGGCTTATTGGTTGAATCGCCAACTAGGAGTTGCGCACTGTATTGCTGCACCCTCTGCTTTAATTGGAGCGAGTAACTTTTTTGAATTAGCAGTGGCTACGGCGATTGCCTTATTTGGCTTTAATTCGGGGGCGGCTTTAGCTACGGTCGTTGGGGTATTGGTGGAAGTGCCCGTCATGCTGTCCGTCGTCGCTATTGTGAATCGCTCAAAACATTGGTATGAAAATAAGCAATAA
- a CDS encoding TIR domain-containing protein — MKNIKYDIALSFAGEDRDYVHQVAEQLRAANIRVFYDLFEEDNLWGKNLYDYLREIYCNLASYTVIFISKEYSKKLWTNHERECAQERAFKENKEYILPARFDDTDIPGLKTTIAYINLNNKSPIQFAELISRKIKKGESYFKKEKKESNILYKNLSFRNKTLIGLVLIKGIRSWCFSTGKTEINENSIILNENLSYQINTKEAYKEKQKNAIQILKDNEDIFSSIGKQLGAHICLVNPLTVNDSIYERFNNFDKFHYLKSETELKSFSYPVTNLQFSYIISLDNNKKNKIRVYRAPFSYMSNNFGIESVLEKNEIRKTLVIKEEVFKRNSKYISIDIGSCHIINTINVGANLETEIINAIDQDESLKLKSMLIAKGIDTKENFELITYLSNSFNKLTLKEKSLLPFLISGRPMKQAPEVLGITQPYAQALISNIRKKFGDIPTTKLAAYIGMMMVYNLL; from the coding sequence ATGAAAAATATTAAATATGACATAGCTCTATCTTTCGCAGGAGAAGACAGAGATTATGTTCATCAAGTGGCTGAACAACTACGAGCTGCCAACATACGTGTTTTCTACGATTTATTTGAGGAGGATAACTTATGGGGGAAGAATTTATATGATTATTTGAGAGAGATTTATTGTAACTTAGCATCTTATACCGTAATTTTTATATCAAAAGAATATTCAAAAAAACTTTGGACTAATCACGAACGAGAGTGTGCTCAAGAAAGAGCTTTTAAAGAAAACAAAGAATATATTCTTCCGGCAAGATTTGATGATACAGATATTCCTGGGCTAAAAACAACAATTGCATATATTAATCTTAATAATAAATCACCGATACAGTTTGCAGAACTCATTTCAAGAAAAATAAAGAAAGGAGAGTCTTATTTTAAAAAAGAAAAAAAAGAAAGCAATATCTTATATAAAAACTTATCATTTCGCAACAAAACATTAATTGGATTGGTTCTAATTAAAGGGATTCGTTCTTGGTGTTTTTCGACAGGAAAAACAGAAATCAATGAAAATAGCATAATTTTAAATGAAAATCTAAGCTATCAAATAAACACGAAAGAAGCTTATAAAGAAAAACAAAAAAATGCTATTCAAATATTAAAAGATAATGAAGATATCTTTTCCAGCATTGGAAAACAATTAGGGGCGCATATATGTTTAGTAAATCCTCTAACAGTCAACGACTCAATATATGAAAGATTTAATAATTTTGATAAATTTCATTACTTGAAAAGTGAGACTGAACTTAAAAGTTTCTCTTATCCAGTAACAAACTTACAATTTTCCTATATAATATCTTTGGATAATAATAAGAAAAATAAGATTAGAGTTTATAGAGCGCCTTTCTCTTATATGTCTAATAACTTTGGCATCGAGTCAGTGTTGGAAAAAAATGAAATTAGAAAAACTTTAGTAATAAAAGAAGAGGTGTTTAAAAGAAATTCAAAATATATCTCTATAGATATAGGCTCATGTCATATAATTAATACTATAAATGTCGGTGCAAATTTAGAAACAGAAATCATCAATGCGATAGATCAAGATGAAAGCCTGAAACTAAAATCCATGCTAATAGCAAAAGGCATAGACACTAAAGAAAATTTTGAATTAATTACTTATTTATCTAATTCTTTCAATAAACTGACTTTAAAAGAAAAAAGTTTACTACCATTTCTTATTTCAGGAAGACCAATGAAACAAGCTCCTGAGGTGCTTGGAATTACTCAGCCTTATGCCCAAGCTTTAATTAGCAATATAAGAAAAAAATTTGGTGACATTCCAACGACAAAGCTAGCTGCCTATATTGGAATGATGATGGTCTATAATCTTTTATAA
- a CDS encoding propionyl-CoA synthetase, translating into MSYQAEYQRSMNDPEGFWREKAQALPWFKFPETILSQDSDGIYHWFADGELNTSYMALDYHIEQGRGDTLAIIYDSPVTNTKTTYTYSQLRNEVAKAAGMMASLGVTKGDRVIIYMPMIPEAVISMLAVARLGAIHSVVFGGFAAPELAVRIEDSQPKIMISASCGVEIKRVIEYKPLLDKAINLSSHKPQSCIIFQRPECTAPLTAGRDHDWSALMAHAQPVAPVPVKGTDPLYILYTSGTTGKPKGVVRENGGHAVALNYSMDAIYNLKAGDVFWAASDVGWVVGHSYIVYAPLLHGCTTIVYEGKPIMTPDAGAFWRVCSEYGVKALFTAPTAFRAIKKEDSEGEFLKQYDLSKLTTIFSAGERLDPPSQQWLMDKSGKPVIDHWWQTETGWGITANLQGVEPMPIKLGSSTVPTPGFNVQILDESGQELPRGQQGYIALKLPLPPSCLATVWGSVEKFKESYLSMFEGYYASGDGGYIDEDGYVFVMGRVDDVMNVAGHRLSTGEMEEVVGSHPAVAECAVIARDDDLKGQIPIGLVVLKTGAQINEAEFSKELAQMIRASIGAIACYKDTYIVQRLPKTRSGKILRKNLRQMINGQEYIVPSTIDDPAIMPELEALLSSKGAKVGS; encoded by the coding sequence ATGAGCTACCAAGCAGAATATCAACGGTCGATGAACGATCCTGAAGGCTTTTGGCGTGAAAAAGCCCAAGCCTTACCTTGGTTTAAATTTCCTGAAACGATTCTTTCTCAAGATTCTGATGGTATTTATCACTGGTTTGCTGATGGTGAGTTAAATACCAGTTATATGGCTTTGGATTACCATATTGAACAAGGTCGTGGTGACACGCTTGCCATTATTTATGACTCACCTGTTACCAATACCAAAACTACTTACACCTATAGCCAACTACGTAATGAAGTCGCAAAAGCGGCGGGCATGATGGCTAGCCTTGGTGTAACCAAAGGTGATCGCGTTATTATTTACATGCCCATGATCCCCGAAGCGGTGATTTCCATGTTGGCAGTAGCGCGTTTAGGAGCGATTCACTCGGTAGTATTCGGAGGCTTTGCTGCACCTGAGCTAGCCGTGCGTATTGAAGACTCACAACCTAAGATTATGATCTCAGCTTCTTGCGGCGTTGAGATTAAGCGCGTTATTGAGTATAAACCCTTACTCGATAAAGCCATTAACCTTTCTAGCCATAAGCCTCAAAGCTGCATTATTTTCCAACGCCCTGAATGCACTGCGCCCTTAACTGCTGGACGCGACCATGATTGGTCTGCATTAATGGCACATGCCCAACCTGTGGCTCCGGTTCCGGTTAAAGGCACTGATCCGTTGTATATTCTTTACACCTCCGGTACTACGGGTAAACCTAAAGGCGTAGTGCGTGAAAACGGTGGTCATGCAGTCGCCCTGAATTACAGTATGGATGCGATTTATAACCTCAAAGCAGGCGATGTATTCTGGGCCGCTTCAGACGTGGGCTGGGTAGTCGGTCACTCGTATATTGTGTATGCGCCTCTCTTACACGGTTGCACGACGATTGTGTATGAAGGTAAACCGATTATGACGCCTGATGCCGGTGCATTCTGGCGTGTGTGCTCCGAATATGGGGTAAAAGCCCTATTCACGGCTCCAACCGCCTTCCGTGCGATTAAGAAAGAAGATTCTGAAGGCGAATTCCTCAAGCAATATGATTTGAGCAAACTGACTACTATCTTCTCGGCGGGCGAGCGCTTAGATCCACCGTCACAGCAATGGCTCATGGATAAGAGTGGTAAACCGGTGATTGATCACTGGTGGCAAACTGAAACCGGTTGGGGGATTACCGCCAATCTGCAAGGGGTAGAGCCTATGCCGATTAAATTGGGTTCTTCCACTGTGCCGACACCGGGCTTTAATGTGCAAATTCTGGATGAGTCAGGCCAAGAGTTACCGCGTGGTCAACAAGGTTATATTGCACTCAAGCTCCCCTTACCCCCTAGCTGTTTAGCGACCGTATGGGGCAGTGTAGAGAAATTCAAAGAAAGCTATCTGTCCATGTTTGAAGGCTATTATGCTTCAGGTGATGGTGGCTATATCGATGAAGATGGCTATGTATTCGTCATGGGTCGCGTAGATGATGTGATGAACGTAGCAGGTCATCGTCTCTCTACCGGTGAAATGGAAGAGGTAGTCGGTAGTCATCCTGCGGTGGCAGAGTGCGCGGTCATTGCGCGTGATGATGATCTCAAAGGTCAAATCCCCATCGGTTTAGTGGTGCTCAAAACAGGCGCACAAATCAATGAGGCTGAATTTAGCAAAGAACTGGCTCAAATGATCCGTGCCTCTATCGGTGCGATTGCTTGCTATAAAGACACTTATATCGTGCAACGTCTACCGAAAACCCGTTCTGGTAAGATCTTACGCAAGAATTTGCGCCAAATGATTAATGGTCAGGAATATATTGTACCTTCGACTATTGATGATCCAGCGATCATGCCAGAGTTGGAAGCACTCTTAAGTAGCAAGGGCGCTAAAGTCGGCTCTTAA
- a CDS encoding YceI family protein: MMSFKSTSVKAKSTNALTITGDLTLCGVTKSITFDVQLLGVMELGDGKAKAGFQGGFTVSRRYFSIGVHSNVNNMLGDDVSVKVHLEGDRVAN, from the coding sequence ATGATGTCTTTCAAGAGTACTTCAGTAAAGGCTAAAAGCACTAATGCTCTGACGATTACAGGTGACCTAACTTTATGTGGAGTTACTAAGAGTATCACCTTTGATGTTCAGCTTCTTGGAGTTATGGAACTGGGTGATGGCAAAGCTAAGGCTGGTTTCCAAGGTGGCTTTACCGTTAGTCGTCGGTATTTTTCTATCGGCGTGCACAGTAACGTCAATAATATGTTGGGTGATGATGTTTCGGTCAAGGTACACTTAGAAGGTGATCGTGTAGCCAACTGA